A window from Methylococcus mesophilus encodes these proteins:
- the dapC gene encoding succinyldiaminopimelate transaminase → MNPKLASLHPYPFEKLADLKRGRVPPADKPHIAMSIGEPQHPTPHFVAEALLQHLHGLSAYPTTKGGPELRRSIAQWLERRFALGEGAVDPERQVLPVNGTREALFAFAQAVIDPAEQPLVLMPNPFYQIYEGAAILAGAEPFFLNTTAESGFLPDFDAVPESVWRRCRLVYVCSPGNPTGAVMGADQQRQLLELAERYDFIVASDECYSELYADEADPPSGLLQIAATMGNTEFRRCVVFHSLSKRSNAPGLRSGFVAGDAGILSRFLLYRTYHGCAMSLPVQTASERTWADEAHVRENRTLYRQKFDAVAAVLGDVLEMAVPSAGFYLWPRTPIEDTAFAAGLFEAQNVTVLPGRFLSRHSGGSDPGAGHVRIALVAPLEECVEAAHRIKQFIQTL, encoded by the coding sequence ATGAATCCCAAGCTCGCCAGCCTGCACCCTTATCCCTTCGAGAAGCTGGCGGATCTCAAACGGGGCCGGGTGCCGCCGGCGGACAAGCCTCACATCGCGATGTCCATCGGCGAGCCCCAGCATCCGACACCGCACTTCGTCGCCGAGGCGCTGCTGCAGCATCTGCACGGCCTGTCCGCCTATCCGACCACCAAGGGTGGCCCGGAATTGCGCCGCAGCATCGCGCAATGGCTGGAACGGCGGTTCGCCCTGGGGGAGGGCGCGGTAGACCCGGAGCGGCAGGTGCTGCCGGTCAACGGCACGCGGGAAGCGCTGTTCGCCTTTGCCCAGGCCGTGATCGATCCGGCGGAGCAGCCGCTCGTGCTGATGCCGAACCCGTTCTATCAGATCTACGAGGGCGCGGCGATCCTGGCCGGCGCGGAGCCTTTTTTCCTCAATACCACGGCTGAGTCCGGATTCCTGCCGGATTTCGATGCGGTGCCGGAATCGGTATGGCGGCGGTGCCGGCTGGTCTACGTCTGCTCCCCGGGCAATCCCACCGGCGCGGTGATGGGGGCCGATCAGCAACGGCAGTTGCTGGAACTGGCAGAAAGGTACGATTTCATCGTCGCATCGGACGAATGCTATTCGGAGCTGTACGCCGATGAGGCCGATCCGCCGTCGGGTTTGCTCCAGATCGCAGCCACCATGGGTAATACCGAATTCCGCCGCTGCGTGGTGTTCCATTCCCTGTCCAAGCGCTCCAATGCGCCGGGCCTTCGCTCGGGCTTCGTGGCCGGCGACGCCGGGATCCTGAGCCGTTTCCTGTTGTACCGGACCTATCACGGCTGCGCCATGTCGCTTCCGGTGCAAACGGCCAGCGAAAGGACCTGGGCCGACGAAGCCCATGTGCGCGAAAACCGGACGCTTTACCGGCAGAAGTTCGACGCCGTTGCCGCCGTGCTGGGGGACGTCCTCGAGATGGCCGTGCCCTCGGCCGGGTTTTATCTTTGGCCGCGCACCCCGATCGAAGACACGGCATTTGCCGCCGGCCTGTTCGAGGCTCAGAATGTCACGGTGCTGCCGGGGCGGTTTTTGTCACGTCACAGCGGCGGCTCCGATCCGGGCGCAGGCCATGTCCGCATCGCCCTGGTCGCTCCTTTGGAGGAGTGTGTCGAAGCGGCGCATCGTATCAAGCAGTTCATTCAAACCTTATAG